One part of the Solanum stenotomum isolate F172 unplaced genomic scaffold, ASM1918654v1 scaffold27100, whole genome shotgun sequence genome encodes these proteins:
- the LOC125851565 gene encoding uncharacterized protein LOC125851565 codes for MENYCGRFVQKYHKYQVHGDLIKVPPHELNAMSSPWPFAAWGMDVIRPIEPATSNESIITNNRANLNNQLMKEICEQFKITHSNSTTYRPQMNGVVEAANKNIKRILRKMINNYKCWHENLSYALLGYRTTIQTSTRATPYLLVYGTEAVIPAEVEIPSLRFIQEAKLSDAESVRDRYEQLTLIDEKKMSVVCHGQLYQ; via the exons ATGGAAAATTATTGTGGCCGATTTGTccaaaaataccataaataccAGGTGCACGGAGATCTGATCAAAGTACCACCCCACGAGCTCAATGCGATGAGTTCCCCTTGGCCATTTGCAGCCTGGGGCATGGATGTTATTAGACCGATTGAGCCTGCTACCTCCAATG AGTCTATCATCACAAACAATAGAGCAAATCTGAATAATCAGTTGATGaaagagatatgtgaacaattcaaaattACCCACAGCAATTCAACTACATATCGCCCTCAGATGAATGGAGTTGTGGAAGCTGCTAATAAGAACATCAAGAGGATACTGAGAAAGATGATTAACAACTACAAATGTTGGCATGAAAATTTGTCTTATGCTTTGCTAGGTTACCGCACCACAATCCAAACCTCAACTAGAGCAACTCCTTACCTATTGGTATACGGAACAGAAGCAGTAATACCAGCTGAAGTTGAGATACCATCTTTAAGGTTTATTCAGGAAGCTAAATTGAGTGATGCCGAGTCGGTCCGTGATCGATATGAGCAAttaacattgattgatgagaaaaaAATGAGTGTTGTTTGTCATGGTCAGTTGTATCAATAG